A section of the Macadamia integrifolia cultivar HAES 741 chromosome 9, SCU_Mint_v3, whole genome shotgun sequence genome encodes:
- the LOC122089373 gene encoding F-box/kelch-repeat protein SKIP11-like, giving the protein MLEGQSYLISRALPSSCEQESKWAYMTYHLIEVSNGKRHLEDEGEEALGQRKSSKISDANQREEMTRHLHNLSQPSEDQTHSKRHRGDQSDSNSLTQSNRFLNMHQREVMSQNHDDVYQSTEDQSNSQHHGGDQSDSSSLIQPIGQESSINCLLHTHHRDEMTQIPEDQSHGRRHHGDQSDLNSLIQPIGRDTSINCLLLCSRSDYGSLASLNRSFRSLIRTGELYRLRRMKCIIEHWVYFSCQLLEWEAFDPIRRRWMHLPRMPANECFMCADKESLAVGTELLVFGKEVTSQVIYRYSILTNSWSSGLKMNAPRCLFGSASLGEIAILAGGSDSQGNVLNSAELYNSETGTWETLPSMKKPRKMCSGVFMDGKFYVIGGSNTEPLSCGEEYDLQTGIWREIPGMFPIQSGANGGTAPPLVAVVNNELYAADYAENEVRKYVKDGNSWITIGRLPERAVSMNGWGLAFRACGSQLIVIGGPRALGGGIIELNSWSPNEGPPQWDLLASKHLASFVYNCAVMGC; this is encoded by the coding sequence ATGTTGGAGGGTCAGTCTTATCTGATTTCGAGGGCCTTGCCAAGCTCCTGTGAGCAAGAGAGTAAGTGGGCTTACATGACTTACCATCTCATTGAGGTCTCAAATGGAAAGCGTCATTTAGAAGATGAAGGGGAAGAAGCACTTGGGCAGAGAAAGTCATCCAAGATATCTGACGCGAATCAGAGAGAGGAAATGACTCGACACCTGCATAATCTTTCCCAGCCTTCTGAAGACCAAACTCATAGTAAGCGTCATCGTGGGGATCAATCAGATTCAAATTCCCTCACCCAGTCGAACCGCTTTCTGAACATGCATCAGAGAGAGGTAATGTCTCAAAATCATGATGATGTCTACCAGTCTACGGAAGACCAATCTAATAGTCAGCATCATGGTGGGGATCAGTCAGATTCGAGTTCCCTCATCCAGCCCATTGGACAGGAAAGCTCGATCAACTGCCTTCTCCACACCCATCACAGAGATGAAATGACCCAAATTCCTGAAGACCAATCCCATGGTAGGCGTCATCATGGGGATCAATCAGATTTGAATTCCCTCATCCAACCCATTGGCCGGGACACCTCAATCAATTGTCTCCTTCTCTGTTCAAGGTCTGATTATGGTTCACTGGCCTCCCTGAATCGGAGTTTTCGTTCTTTGATTCGAACTGGGGAGCTTTATAGGCTAAGACGGATGAAGTGCATAATTGAGCACTGGGTTTATTTCTCTTGTCAGCTCCTTGAGTGGGAGGCATTTGATCCCATTCGTCGCCGATGGATGCATTTGCCAAGAATGCCTGCAAATGAGTGTTTCATGTGTGCTGATAAGGAGTCCCTGGCTGTGGGTACTGAGCTTCTGGTATTTGGGAAGGAGGTGACTTCTCAAGTAATATATAGATACAGTATTTTGACAAATTCCTGGTCTTCTGGCTTGAAGATGAACGCCCCCAGATGCTTGTTTGGGTCTGCCAGCCTTGGGGAGATTGCGATTCTAGCTGGAGGATCTGACTCACAGGGGAATGTCTTGAATTCAGCAGAACTTTATAACTCAGAGACTGGAACTTGGGAGACACTCCCAAGCATgaaaaaaccaagaaagatgtGCTCTGGGGTATTTATGGATGGGAAGTTCTATGTTATTGGGGGAAGCAATACAGAGCCACTCTCTTGTGGAGAAGAGTATGATTTGCAGACTGGAATTTGGCGTGAAATCCCCGGCATGTTTCCTATACAGAGTGGAGCAAATGGAGGAACAGCACCACCTCTGGTTGCTGTTGTAAATAATGAGCTGTATGCAGCTGATTATGCAGAAAACGAGGTGAGGAAATATGTGAAGGACGGTAACTCATGGATTACCATTGGCAGATTGCCTGAGCGGGCAGTCTCAATGAATGGTTGGGGGCTTGCATTTAGGGCGTGTGGAAGCCAGCTTATCGTTATTGGTGGACCTAGGGCCTTGGGTGGAGGGATTATAGAGCTCAATTCATGGTCCCCGAATGAGGGTCCACCACAGTGGGACCTGCTAGCCAGCAAGCATTTAGCAAGCTTTGTTTATAACTGTGCTGTGATGGGTTGCTGA